Proteins from one Triticum aestivum cultivar Chinese Spring chromosome 7A, IWGSC CS RefSeq v2.1, whole genome shotgun sequence genomic window:
- the LOC123151726 gene encoding GDSL esterase/lipase At1g29670 yields MAMAKVAAVVASLYLFIVLTRCDAAAAGAGGSTSCHGGRAVGRGGGGRARAPIAKAVFVFGSSLVDNGNNNFLNSTGVRADYLPYGVDFPLGPSGRFSNGRNTIDALGELLRLPRGGRIPPFADPGTRGRAALHGVNFASGGSGILDRTGQDTGKVLSLNQQISNFEAVTLPDLRATTASTRQMKGHDFLHDCFLPRSLFVIGTGGNDYLLNYYRPRNTSRPQLSDFTRSLITKLSAHLQRLYGLGARKFVIFSIQPMGCTPVVRASLNVTGAGCVEPVNGAALLFNGELRSLVDATGPRMPGASFAVVDSYKIIKDLLDHPRKHGIRETYRACCSELASSGVLCKKGGPICRDRTKYVFFDGLHPTDVVNARIARKGFGSESPREAYPINVKKLAMLW; encoded by the exons ATGGCCATGGCCAAGGTCGCCGCGGTCGTGGCGTCGCTCTACCTATTTATCGTGCTAACACGGTGCGACGCTGCCGCTGCTGGTGCGGGCGGTTCGACGAGCTGCCACGGCGGCAGAGCtgtggggaggggcggcggcggccgggcgagGGCGCCGATTGCGAAGGCCGTGTTCGTGTTCGGGAGCTCGCTGGTGGACAACGGCAACAACAACTTCCTCAACAGCACCGGCGTGCGCGCCGACTACCTGCCCTACGGCGTCGACTTCCCGCTCGGCCCCTCCGGCCGCTTCTCCAACGGCCGCAACACCATCGACGCTCTCGGGGAGCTTCTCCGCCTCCCCCGCGGCGGCCGCATCCCGCCGTTCGCCGACCCGGGCACCAGGGGCCGCGCCGCGCTGCATGGCGTCAACTTCGCGTCCGGCGGCTCTGGAATCCTCGACCGCACCGGCCAGGACACC GGCAAGGTGTTGAGCCTGAACCAGCAAATCAGCAACTTCGAGGCAGTGACTCTCCCCGACCTTCGAGCAACGACAGCCAGCACTCGCCAGATGAAGGGCCATGATTTCTTGCACGATTGCTTCCTGCCCAGGAGCCTATTCGTGATCGGGACAGGCGGCAACGACTACCTGCTCAACTACTACCGGCCCAGAAATACATCCAGGCCCCAATTGTCAGACTTCACACGCTCACTGATCACCAAGCTCTCGGCCCATCTTCAG AGGCTGTATGGTCTGGGGGCGAGGAAGTTTGTGATCTTCTCCATCCAGCCCATGGGGTGCACCCCCGTGGTGAGGGCGTCCCTCAACGTCACCGGCGCGGGCTGCGTCGAGCCGGTGAACGGGGCGGCGCTCCTCTTCAACGGCGAGCTGAGGTCGCTCGTCGACGCCACGGGGCCGCGCATGCCCGGCGCGAGCTTCGCCGTCGTCGACTCCTACAAGATCATCAAGGACCTGCTGGACCACCCAAGGAAACATG GCATCAGGGAGACGTATCGGGCTTGCTGCAGTGAGCTGGCGTCATCCGGGGTGCTGTGTAAGAAGGGAGGGCCCATCTGCAGGGACCGGACCAAGTACGTCTTCTTCGACGGGCTCCACCCGACAGACGTGGTGAACGCCAGGATCGCGCGCAAGGGATTCGGCTCCGAGTCGCCGCGGGAAGCGTACCCCATCAACGTCAAGAAATTGGCTATGCTGTGGTAG